In Daphnia magna isolate NIES linkage group LG6, ASM2063170v1.1, whole genome shotgun sequence, the following are encoded in one genomic region:
- the LOC116925928 gene encoding protein YIPF6, which translates to MEEFSSLPPFSSPSNEDYLVDVSGKMDSIPSISKPVNGEGKPEFNTLDEPIRLTIVRDLKAVGNKFLHVLYPRHQASLLTEWDLWGPLILCTFMALLLQGRSDSTDHDGGPEFAEVFVIVWVGAMAVTINTKLLGGTISFFQSVCVLGYCLLPLSIALGLCRIVLLLQQNTMFFILRCGFSLTAFFWAVWAAMKFLGDSSPPRRKVLAAYPIGLFYFVIAWLVVSLSNS; encoded by the exons AATGAAGATTACCTTGTCGACGTCAGTGGAAAAATGGACAGTATACCCTCCATCTCCAAACCTGTAAACGGAGAAGGAAAACCAGAATTCAATACATTGGACGAACCTATACGTCTGACTATT GTACGGGATCTCAAGGCTGTTGGAAACAAATTTTTGCACGTACTCTATCCTCGCCATCAGGCATCTTTATTAACAGAAT GGGATTTGTGGGGACCTCTGATCTTGTGCACTTTCATGGCATT ATTATTACAGGGAAGAAGTGATAGCACAGATCATGATGGTGGACCAGAATTTGCAGAAGTGTTTGTAATTGTTTGGGTTGGTGCCATGGCTGTTACCATAAATACCAAGTTGCTTGGGGGGACGAT atcattttttcaaagtgtGTGTGTTCTGGGGTATTGCCTGCTGCCCCTATCGATTGCATTGGGTCTATGTCGGATTGTTTTACTTCTTCAGCAGAATACCATGTTCTTCATTCTACGTTGCGGCTTTTCTTTAACGGCGTTCTTCTGGGCAGTCTGGG CGGCCATGAAATTTTTAGGCGATTCTTCTCCGCCCCGCCGGAAAGTGCTGGCTGCTTATCCGATTGGATTGTTCTACTTTGTCATCGCTTGGCTTGTCGTATCTCTTTCTAATTCCTAA